The following is a genomic window from Geminicoccus roseus DSM 18922.
GATCGACCGGGTGCTCCAGTGGGTGGCGTTGGCCGGCATCTCTTCCAGGGTCAACGCGATCAGACGCTCCACGGCTTGATCGTCGATCCGCCTTGGTGCGCCAGGACGCGGCGCATCGACCAGACCCTCCAGTCGATGCAGGGCAAAACGCCGGCGCCATAGGGCCGCCGTCGGCCGGCTCACGCCCAGCGCCCTGGCCACCCCGAGATTGATGGCCTCCGGCTCGGTGCAGGCAAGCACCACCCGGGCACGCTTAAGCCAGCGCCTGTCCCACCTTGTGTCGACGGATCAGGTTCTCCAGCGCCACCCGTTCCGCCGATGTCAGCTCAAGAGCAATCGCCTTTGGTCCACGAGCCATGGCAGCCTCCTCCAAACAAAGATGCTACCATCGCCCAACTTGATCCAACTGCAAGATGATCTTTAACTCAGACCACTAGGTGCGCCAGCTACCTCCTCCACTGCGGCTGTGGCGCCAGGGAGGATGAAAACGCCCTGGATCAGCTCGCCTCCGTCCTGGTTCACGCCCGGGCGCTTGCCCGGATTGATGCGGCCAGCCAGTCCTCCCGCTCGGCGACCACGTCCTCCAGTTCGAGCCAGCTTGCCATTGCCTGGAGCTCTTCGCCCAGGGCGCTGGCGGTGGCGCCGGGATCGCTGCCGGGCTCGAGATGGGCGGAGCGGACCAGCAGCCGCCGATTGGCGCGGTCCGCCTTCAGGTCGACCCGCGCCACCAGGCGGTCGCCCAAAAGGAAGGGCAGGACGTAGTAGCCGTGCACCCGCTTGGCGGCAGGCGTGTAGATCTCGATGCGGTAGCGGAACTGGAACAGGCGCTCGGTGCGGCTGCGCTCGAACACCAGCGGGTCGAACGGCACCAGGAGCGCCCGGGCCGAGACGCGGCGGGGCAGGACCGCGTCCTTGGCTAGAAAGGCGGGGGCGCGCCAGCCCTCGACGCTCACCGGAAGGAGCAGGCCGGCCTCCACCAGCCGCTCCAGGGCTGCGGCAGCCAGATCCACCGGCAGCCGCCAGTAGTCGCGGAGATCGCCCGCGGTGGCGATACCCAGGGCACGCGCCGCCTGGGCGGTGAGTTCCGCCGCGGCCGCGACCGGGTCCGGTGTCGGCGCGTTCAGGATCGCGTCGGGCAGGACCCGCTCGGGCAGGTCGTAGACGCGCTCGAAGCCTCTCCGGGCAGCCGCGGTGATCCGCCCGGTCCAGAACAGCCATTCGAGCGCGGTCTTGCTGTCCGACCAGCCCCACCAGCCCCCTTGGCCCCGCTCCTGCGCCGCCAGTCCCCCGGCCGAGAGGGGGCCGCGGTCGCGGATCTCGTCATGGATGCGCGCCACCAGGGCCGGCTTCGCTTCCGCCAGGTCATGGATTCCGCGCCAGATGCCCAGCCCGGCTTCGGCACGTTCCATCCGCCAGCGCAGCAGGGGCTGCACGGCGACCGGCAGCAGCGAGGCCTCGTGCCCCCAATACTCGAACAGCCTTCGCCGGACCGGCCGCAGCCTGGCGCCGTCATGCGCGGCCAGCCGGTCGAGGATCGCGCGGTCATAGGCGCCGAGCCGCGAGAACAGCGGCAGGTAGTGGGCGCGTACCAGCACGTTGACGGAATCGATCTGCAAGAGGCCCAGCCGCTCGATCAGGGCGCGGATCCGCGCCTCCCCCGGCAGGTCGGCCCGCTTGCGGGCAAAGCCCTGCGCGGCCAGGGCGATCCGCCGCGCTTGCGCGATGCTGAAGCTCGCGCTCATCACTGCCGGCCGCCAAGATGCGCCTGCCCGGACCG
Proteins encoded in this region:
- a CDS encoding winged helix-turn-helix domain-containing protein, which translates into the protein MSASFSIAQARRIALAAQGFARKRADLPGEARIRALIERLGLLQIDSVNVLVRAHYLPLFSRLGAYDRAILDRLAAHDGARLRPVRRRLFEYWGHEASLLPVAVQPLLRWRMERAEAGLGIWRGIHDLAEAKPALVARIHDEIRDRGPLSAGGLAAQERGQGGWWGWSDSKTALEWLFWTGRITAAARRGFERVYDLPERVLPDAILNAPTPDPVAAAAELTAQAARALGIATAGDLRDYWRLPVDLAAAALERLVEAGLLLPVSVEGWRAPAFLAKDAVLPRRVSARALLVPFDPLVFERSRTERLFQFRYRIEIYTPAAKRVHGYYVLPFLLGDRLVARVDLKADRANRRLLVRSAHLEPGSDPGATASALGEELQAMASWLELEDVVAEREDWLAASIRASARA